A single region of the Sciurus carolinensis chromosome 16, mSciCar1.2, whole genome shotgun sequence genome encodes:
- the LOC124966465 gene encoding insulin growth factor-like family member 4, whose translation MLLRIFVSVFVVGLLRSDSEGFTDTGPWLCQPAPRCGDQTYDPLEQCCDNDTILPLNATQLCVPNCIFYPCFQHCCLESQDSQNQAVVTFKVPGMKPDCRSSPISRICAQEYHPTSPWSDPTSSGQA comes from the exons ATGCTGCTCAGAATCTTTG TTTCTGTCTTCGTTGTTGGACTCCTGAGGTCAGACTCAGAGGGATTCACAG ATACTGGCCCATGGCTGTGCCAGCCAGCGCCCAGGTGTGGGGACCAGACCTACGACCCCTTGGAGCAGTGCTGTGACAATGACACCATCCTGCCCCTGAATGCAACCCAGCTGTGTGTCCCCAACTGCATCTTCTATCCCTGCTTCCAGCACTGCTGCCTGGAGTCCCAGGACTCTCAGAATCAGGCAGTGGTGACATTCAAGGTCCCAGGCATGAAGCCTGACTGCAGGTCCTCCCCCATCTCCAGGATTTGTGCCCAG GAATACCACCCAACCAGCCCTTGGTCAGATCCAACTTCATCTGGACAAGCCTGA